The following proteins are co-located in the Paroedura picta isolate Pp20150507F chromosome 18, Ppicta_v3.0, whole genome shotgun sequence genome:
- the NEDD4 gene encoding E3 ubiquitin-protein ligase NEDD4 isoform X1, whose product MRGARQMSRSASWAERPSPATPEGTPPTGGARISFHFSHGMPDAAPSPPVGPACSSPASWPSRVEEGAGWGRSPGSRRSRAPPGLQRSLSMGSPLAHLHYSSEAGSSRLHIQLGSEREGAAERRSPGKACCGCNALRQPLETRDDFLGQVDIPLCHLLTENPATERPYTFKDFVLHPRSHKSRVKGFLRLKMTYLPRSQGAEEDGTEQAEELEPGWVILDQPEASCQQLREPEVSLPLGWEERQDLLGRTYYVNHSSRRTQWERPTPQDGRPAVEGDRSQLEAEHAFAHRHQITEETESLDNSDSPESWEIITEDEATLYSNQGPGAGVLRGHMEAQAPLVTEDLGTQRTPVPPCPSDASRSNGGLPADSQEEQPVVPVLLPTSAGLPPGWEVRTDDKGRPYYIDHNSQRTTWQRPAVQAGAEGSPAALAASPSLGQLAAPQDSAQQPRPLVTGDPGPLPKGWEVRNAPSGRPFFIDHNTKTTTWEDPRQKAPPPVRRKTSLDPGEQGPLPPGWEERTHTDGRTFFINHNTKKTQWEDPRLQDVATARPAVPYSRDYKRKYEFFRKKLKKPTEIPNKFDLKLHRSHVLEDSYRRIVSVKKAECLKARLWIEFEGEKGLDYGGVAREWFFLLSREMFNPYYGLFEYSAVDNYTRQINPNSGLCNEDHLSYFKFIGRVAGMAVYHGKLLDGFFIRPFYKMMLQKPITLCDMESVDSEYHSSLKWILEHDPSELDLRFAIDEERFGQTHQHELKSGGSDLVVTNENKHEYIHLVIQWRFVNRIKRQMAAFKEGFFELIPQDLIRIFDENELELLMCGLGDVDVNDWREHTKYKNGYSANHVVIQWFWKGVQLMDSEKRIRLLQFVTGTSRVPMNGFSELYGSNGPQLFTIEHWGSPDKLPRAHTCFNRLDLPPYESFEELWDKLHVAIENAQGFDGVD is encoded by the exons ATGAGGGGGGCCAGGCAGATGAGCAGGAGTGCCTCCTGGGCGGAGAGACCCTCCCCCGCCACCCCAGAGGGCACCCCCCCCACAGGAGGTGCTCGCATCTCCTTCCACTTTTCCCATGGAATGCCGGAcgcagctccttcccctcccgttGGCCCTGCATGCAGCAGCCCGGCTTCTTGGCCCTCGCGCGTGGAGGAGGGGGCCGGCTGGGGGAGAAGCCCAGGCAGCCGCAGGAGCAGGGCCCCCCCCGGCCTGCAAAGGAGCCTGTCCATGGGTTCCCCCCTGGCCCACCTGCACTATAGCTCCGAGGCCGGATCCTCCCGCCTGCACATCCAGCTGGGCTCCGAGAGAGAGGGGGCGGCCGAGAGAAGGTCACCCGGGAAGGCCTGCTGCGGTTGCAATGCCTTGAGGCAGCCTCTCGAG ACAAGAGATGACTTCCTGGGTCAGGTGGACATTCCTCTCTGCCACCTGCTG ACAGAGAACCCGGCTACCGAGAGGCCGTACACATTTAAGGATTTTGTTCTTCATCCACGGAG CCACAAATCCCGCGTGAAAGGTTTCCTCAGGCTCAAAATGACGTACTTGCCTCGGAGCCAGGGTGCGGAAGAAGACGGCACGGAGCAGGCAGAAGAGCTGGAG CCTGGCTGGGTTATCCTGGACCAACCGGAAGCCTCTTGCCAGCAGCTCCGGGAGCCAGAGGTGTCTCTCCCTCTGGGCTGGGAAGAGAGGCAGGACCTCCTCGGACGGACTTACTATGTCAACCACAGCTCCCGGAGGACGCAGTGGGAGAGGCCGACTCCCCA GGATGGCAGACCTGCTGTGGAGGGCGACAGGAGCCAGCTGGAAGCGGAGCATGCCTTTGCCCACCGGCACCAGATCACAGAGGAGACCGAGAGCTTGGACAACAGTGACTCCCCCGAG aGCTGGGAAATAATCACAGAAGACGAAGCCACTCTCTACAGCAAccagggccctggggcaggcgTCCTGCGGGGCCACATGGAGGCTCAGGCGCCCCTGGTGACGGAAGACCTGGGCACTCAGCGGACCCCTGTGCCCCCCTGCCCC AGCGATGCCAGCAGAAGCAACGGTGGCCTTCCAGCGGACAGCCAGGAGGAGCAGCCTGTGGTCCCTGTG ttACTGCCCACTTCAGCCGGGCTGCCTCCTGGCTGGGAAGTCCGGACGGATGACAAGGGGCGGCCTTACTACAtcgaccacaattcccagaggaCCACGTGGCAGAGGCCAGCGGTGCAG GCCGGAGCAGAGGGGAGCCCCGCGGCCCTCGCTGCAAGTCCTTCCCTGGGGCAGCTGGCAGCACCGCAGGACTCGGCCCAGCAGCCCCGGCCTCTTGTGACTGGggacccagggcctctccccaaaggctgggAGGTCCGAAATGCACCCAGCGGGAGACCTTTCTTCATTGATCACAACACCAAGACCACCACCTGG gaGGATCCCCGGCAGAAAGCTCCACCTCCTGTGAGAAGAAAGACATCCTTGGATCCTGGGGAACAGGGTCCTTTACCG cccGGCTGGGAGGAGAGGACTCACACGGACGGAAGGACCTTCTTCATCAACCACA ACACAAAGAAAACTCAGTGGGAAGATCCTCGTCTCCAGGATGTCGCCACAGCGAGACCA gctGTGCCTTACTCCAGAGATTACAAACGGAAGTACGAGTTCTTCAGGAAGAAGCTCAAGAAGCCA ACGGAGATTCCCAATAAGTTCGACCTGAAGCTTCACCGGAGCCACGTCCTAGAGGATTCCTACCGCAGGATTGTGTCGGTGAAGAAAGCAGAGTGCCTGAAGGCGAGACTGTGGATCGAATTTGAGGGGGAGAAAGGCCTGGACTACGGGGGGGTCGCCCGGGAATGGTTCTTCCTGCTCTCCCGGGAAATGTTTAACCCCTACTATGGGCTCTTTGAATATTCAGCTGT GGACAACTATACCCGGCAGATCAACCCAAATTCAGGGCTGTGCAACGAAGACCACCTTTCCTACTTCAAGTTCATTGGCCGGGTGGCAGGGATGGCCGTTTACCACGGGAAGCTGCTGGATG GTTTCTTTATCCGTCCGTTCTACAAGATGATGCTTCAAAAGCCCATCACTCTCTGCGACATGGAGTCCGTG GACAGTGAGTACCACAGTTCTCTGAAGTGGATTCTCGAACACGACCCCTCCGAGCTGGACCTTCGGTTCGCCATTGATGAAGAACGTTTTGGGCAG ACTCATCAGCATGAGTTGAAAAGTGGTGGCTCAGATCTGGTGGTCACCAATGAAAACAAACACGAATACATCCA cttGGTGATCCAGTGGCGATTTGTGAACAGAATCAAGAGGCAGATGGCCGCCTTCAAGGAG GGGTTTTTCGAACTCATTCCGCAAGACCTTATTCGAATTTTTGATGAAAACGAACTGGAG CTGCTGATGTGTGGCCTGGGGGACGTCGACGTGAATGACTGGAGGGAACACACCAAGTACAAGAACGGCTACAGCGCAAATCATGTGGTGATCCAGTGGTTTTGGAAG GGGGTGCAGCTGATGGATTCAGAGAAGCGCATCAGACTCCTCCAGTTTGTGACGGGCACCTCCCGAGTACCCATGAATGGCTTTTCGGAACTGTACG gctcCAACGGACCACAGCTGTTCACCATCGAGCACTGGGGCAGCCCCGACAAACTGCCAAGGGCCCACACGtg tTTCAACCGCTTGGATCTGCCCCCCTACGAGTCCTTCGAAGAGCTCTGGGACAAGCTGCACGTGGCCATTGAAAACGCGCAGGGGTTTGACGGGGTGGACTGA
- the NEDD4 gene encoding E3 ubiquitin-protein ligase NEDD4 isoform X3: MTYLPRSQGAEEDGTEQAEELEPGWVILDQPEASCQQLREPEVSLPLGWEERQDLLGRTYYVNHSSRRTQWERPTPQDGRPAVEGDRSQLEAEHAFAHRHQITEETESLDNSDSPESWEIITEDEATLYSNQGPGAGVLRGHMEAQAPLVTEDLGTQRTPVPPCPSDASRSNGGLPADSQEEQPVVPVLLPTSAGLPPGWEVRTDDKGRPYYIDHNSQRTTWQRPAVQAGAEGSPAALAASPSLGQLAAPQDSAQQPRPLVTGDPGPLPKGWEVRNAPSGRPFFIDHNTKTTTWEDPRQKAPPPVRRKTSLDPGEQGPLPPGWEERTHTDGRTFFINHNTKKTQWEDPRLQDVATARPAVPYSRDYKRKYEFFRKKLKKPTEIPNKFDLKLHRSHVLEDSYRRIVSVKKAECLKARLWIEFEGEKGLDYGGVAREWFFLLSREMFNPYYGLFEYSAVDNYTRQINPNSGLCNEDHLSYFKFIGRVAGMAVYHGKLLDGFFIRPFYKMMLQKPITLCDMESVDSEYHSSLKWILEHDPSELDLRFAIDEERFGQTHQHELKSGGSDLVVTNENKHEYIHLVIQWRFVNRIKRQMAAFKEGFFELIPQDLIRIFDENELELLMCGLGDVDVNDWREHTKYKNGYSANHVVIQWFWKGVQLMDSEKRIRLLQFVTGTSRVPMNGFSELYGSNGPQLFTIEHWGSPDKLPRAHTCFNRLDLPPYESFEELWDKLHVAIENAQGFDGVD; the protein is encoded by the exons ATGACGTACTTGCCTCGGAGCCAGGGTGCGGAAGAAGACGGCACGGAGCAGGCAGAAGAGCTGGAG CCTGGCTGGGTTATCCTGGACCAACCGGAAGCCTCTTGCCAGCAGCTCCGGGAGCCAGAGGTGTCTCTCCCTCTGGGCTGGGAAGAGAGGCAGGACCTCCTCGGACGGACTTACTATGTCAACCACAGCTCCCGGAGGACGCAGTGGGAGAGGCCGACTCCCCA GGATGGCAGACCTGCTGTGGAGGGCGACAGGAGCCAGCTGGAAGCGGAGCATGCCTTTGCCCACCGGCACCAGATCACAGAGGAGACCGAGAGCTTGGACAACAGTGACTCCCCCGAG aGCTGGGAAATAATCACAGAAGACGAAGCCACTCTCTACAGCAAccagggccctggggcaggcgTCCTGCGGGGCCACATGGAGGCTCAGGCGCCCCTGGTGACGGAAGACCTGGGCACTCAGCGGACCCCTGTGCCCCCCTGCCCC AGCGATGCCAGCAGAAGCAACGGTGGCCTTCCAGCGGACAGCCAGGAGGAGCAGCCTGTGGTCCCTGTG ttACTGCCCACTTCAGCCGGGCTGCCTCCTGGCTGGGAAGTCCGGACGGATGACAAGGGGCGGCCTTACTACAtcgaccacaattcccagaggaCCACGTGGCAGAGGCCAGCGGTGCAG GCCGGAGCAGAGGGGAGCCCCGCGGCCCTCGCTGCAAGTCCTTCCCTGGGGCAGCTGGCAGCACCGCAGGACTCGGCCCAGCAGCCCCGGCCTCTTGTGACTGGggacccagggcctctccccaaaggctgggAGGTCCGAAATGCACCCAGCGGGAGACCTTTCTTCATTGATCACAACACCAAGACCACCACCTGG gaGGATCCCCGGCAGAAAGCTCCACCTCCTGTGAGAAGAAAGACATCCTTGGATCCTGGGGAACAGGGTCCTTTACCG cccGGCTGGGAGGAGAGGACTCACACGGACGGAAGGACCTTCTTCATCAACCACA ACACAAAGAAAACTCAGTGGGAAGATCCTCGTCTCCAGGATGTCGCCACAGCGAGACCA gctGTGCCTTACTCCAGAGATTACAAACGGAAGTACGAGTTCTTCAGGAAGAAGCTCAAGAAGCCA ACGGAGATTCCCAATAAGTTCGACCTGAAGCTTCACCGGAGCCACGTCCTAGAGGATTCCTACCGCAGGATTGTGTCGGTGAAGAAAGCAGAGTGCCTGAAGGCGAGACTGTGGATCGAATTTGAGGGGGAGAAAGGCCTGGACTACGGGGGGGTCGCCCGGGAATGGTTCTTCCTGCTCTCCCGGGAAATGTTTAACCCCTACTATGGGCTCTTTGAATATTCAGCTGT GGACAACTATACCCGGCAGATCAACCCAAATTCAGGGCTGTGCAACGAAGACCACCTTTCCTACTTCAAGTTCATTGGCCGGGTGGCAGGGATGGCCGTTTACCACGGGAAGCTGCTGGATG GTTTCTTTATCCGTCCGTTCTACAAGATGATGCTTCAAAAGCCCATCACTCTCTGCGACATGGAGTCCGTG GACAGTGAGTACCACAGTTCTCTGAAGTGGATTCTCGAACACGACCCCTCCGAGCTGGACCTTCGGTTCGCCATTGATGAAGAACGTTTTGGGCAG ACTCATCAGCATGAGTTGAAAAGTGGTGGCTCAGATCTGGTGGTCACCAATGAAAACAAACACGAATACATCCA cttGGTGATCCAGTGGCGATTTGTGAACAGAATCAAGAGGCAGATGGCCGCCTTCAAGGAG GGGTTTTTCGAACTCATTCCGCAAGACCTTATTCGAATTTTTGATGAAAACGAACTGGAG CTGCTGATGTGTGGCCTGGGGGACGTCGACGTGAATGACTGGAGGGAACACACCAAGTACAAGAACGGCTACAGCGCAAATCATGTGGTGATCCAGTGGTTTTGGAAG GGGGTGCAGCTGATGGATTCAGAGAAGCGCATCAGACTCCTCCAGTTTGTGACGGGCACCTCCCGAGTACCCATGAATGGCTTTTCGGAACTGTACG gctcCAACGGACCACAGCTGTTCACCATCGAGCACTGGGGCAGCCCCGACAAACTGCCAAGGGCCCACACGtg tTTCAACCGCTTGGATCTGCCCCCCTACGAGTCCTTCGAAGAGCTCTGGGACAAGCTGCACGTGGCCATTGAAAACGCGCAGGGGTTTGACGGGGTGGACTGA
- the NEDD4 gene encoding E3 ubiquitin-protein ligase NEDD4 isoform X4, which yields MAASAGLPGKVLGLPGGDGQGGARIVRLKIIAGIDLAKKDILGTSDPYVKVTVYEPTHGILATAHTRTVRKTLDPKWNEEFFFRVSPQRHRFLLEVFDENRLTRDDFLGQVDIPLCHLLTENPATERPYTFKDFVLHPRSHKSRVKGFLRLKMTYLPRSQGAEEDGTEQAEELEPGWVILDQPEASCQQLREPEVSLPLGWEERQDLLGRTYYVNHSSRRTQWERPTPQDGRPAVEGDRSQLEAEHAFAHRHQITEETESLDNSDSPESWEIITEDEATLYSNQGPGAGVLRGHMEAQAPLVTEDLGTQRTPVPPCPSDASRSNGGLPADSQEEQPVVPVLLPTSAGLPPGWEVRTDDKGRPYYIDHNSQRTTWQRPAVQAGAEGSPAALAASPSLGQLAAPQDSAQQPRPLVTGDPGPLPKGWEVRNAPSGRPFFIDHNTKTTTWEDPRQKAPPPVRRKTSLDPGEQGPLPPGWEERTHTDGRTFFINHNTKKTQWEDPRLQDVATARPAVPYSRDYKRKYEFFRKKLKKPTEIPNKFDLKLHRSHVLEDSYRRIVSVKKAECLKARLWIEFEGEKGLDYGGVAREWFFLLSREMFNPYYGLFEYSAVDNYTRQINPNSGLCNEDHLSYFKFIGRVAGMAVYHGKLLDGFFIRPFYKMMLQKPITLCDMESVDSEYHSSLKWILEHDPSELDLRFAIDEERFGQTHQHELKSGGSDLVVTNENKHEYIHLVIQWRFVNRIKRQMAAFKEGFFELIPQDLIRIFDENELELLMCGLGDVDVNDWREHTKYKNGYSANHVVIQWFWKGVQLMDSEKRIRLLQFVTGTSRVPMNGFSELYGSNGPQLFTIEHWGSPDKLPRAHTCFNRLDLPPYESFEELWDKLHVAIENAQGFDGVD from the exons ATGGCCGCCTCCGCCGGGCTGCCGGGGAAGGTGCTGGGCCTGCCGGGTGGCGACGGACAG GGAGGTGCACGGATTGTACGGCTGAAGATCATCGCTGGAATAGACCTAGCCAAGAAGGACATCCTGGGAACGAG TGATCCGTACGTGAAAGTGACAGTATACGAGCCAACGCATGGCATCCTGGCCACTGCTCACACGAGGACAGTGAGAAAG ACCTTGGATCCAAAGTGGAATGAAGAATTTTTCTTCAGA GTCAGCCCTCAGAGGCACCGATTCCTTCTGGAAGTGTTTGATGAGAACCGTTTG ACAAGAGATGACTTCCTGGGTCAGGTGGACATTCCTCTCTGCCACCTGCTG ACAGAGAACCCGGCTACCGAGAGGCCGTACACATTTAAGGATTTTGTTCTTCATCCACGGAG CCACAAATCCCGCGTGAAAGGTTTCCTCAGGCTCAAAATGACGTACTTGCCTCGGAGCCAGGGTGCGGAAGAAGACGGCACGGAGCAGGCAGAAGAGCTGGAG CCTGGCTGGGTTATCCTGGACCAACCGGAAGCCTCTTGCCAGCAGCTCCGGGAGCCAGAGGTGTCTCTCCCTCTGGGCTGGGAAGAGAGGCAGGACCTCCTCGGACGGACTTACTATGTCAACCACAGCTCCCGGAGGACGCAGTGGGAGAGGCCGACTCCCCA GGATGGCAGACCTGCTGTGGAGGGCGACAGGAGCCAGCTGGAAGCGGAGCATGCCTTTGCCCACCGGCACCAGATCACAGAGGAGACCGAGAGCTTGGACAACAGTGACTCCCCCGAG aGCTGGGAAATAATCACAGAAGACGAAGCCACTCTCTACAGCAAccagggccctggggcaggcgTCCTGCGGGGCCACATGGAGGCTCAGGCGCCCCTGGTGACGGAAGACCTGGGCACTCAGCGGACCCCTGTGCCCCCCTGCCCC AGCGATGCCAGCAGAAGCAACGGTGGCCTTCCAGCGGACAGCCAGGAGGAGCAGCCTGTGGTCCCTGTG ttACTGCCCACTTCAGCCGGGCTGCCTCCTGGCTGGGAAGTCCGGACGGATGACAAGGGGCGGCCTTACTACAtcgaccacaattcccagaggaCCACGTGGCAGAGGCCAGCGGTGCAG GCCGGAGCAGAGGGGAGCCCCGCGGCCCTCGCTGCAAGTCCTTCCCTGGGGCAGCTGGCAGCACCGCAGGACTCGGCCCAGCAGCCCCGGCCTCTTGTGACTGGggacccagggcctctccccaaaggctgggAGGTCCGAAATGCACCCAGCGGGAGACCTTTCTTCATTGATCACAACACCAAGACCACCACCTGG gaGGATCCCCGGCAGAAAGCTCCACCTCCTGTGAGAAGAAAGACATCCTTGGATCCTGGGGAACAGGGTCCTTTACCG cccGGCTGGGAGGAGAGGACTCACACGGACGGAAGGACCTTCTTCATCAACCACA ACACAAAGAAAACTCAGTGGGAAGATCCTCGTCTCCAGGATGTCGCCACAGCGAGACCA gctGTGCCTTACTCCAGAGATTACAAACGGAAGTACGAGTTCTTCAGGAAGAAGCTCAAGAAGCCA ACGGAGATTCCCAATAAGTTCGACCTGAAGCTTCACCGGAGCCACGTCCTAGAGGATTCCTACCGCAGGATTGTGTCGGTGAAGAAAGCAGAGTGCCTGAAGGCGAGACTGTGGATCGAATTTGAGGGGGAGAAAGGCCTGGACTACGGGGGGGTCGCCCGGGAATGGTTCTTCCTGCTCTCCCGGGAAATGTTTAACCCCTACTATGGGCTCTTTGAATATTCAGCTGT GGACAACTATACCCGGCAGATCAACCCAAATTCAGGGCTGTGCAACGAAGACCACCTTTCCTACTTCAAGTTCATTGGCCGGGTGGCAGGGATGGCCGTTTACCACGGGAAGCTGCTGGATG GTTTCTTTATCCGTCCGTTCTACAAGATGATGCTTCAAAAGCCCATCACTCTCTGCGACATGGAGTCCGTG GACAGTGAGTACCACAGTTCTCTGAAGTGGATTCTCGAACACGACCCCTCCGAGCTGGACCTTCGGTTCGCCATTGATGAAGAACGTTTTGGGCAG ACTCATCAGCATGAGTTGAAAAGTGGTGGCTCAGATCTGGTGGTCACCAATGAAAACAAACACGAATACATCCA cttGGTGATCCAGTGGCGATTTGTGAACAGAATCAAGAGGCAGATGGCCGCCTTCAAGGAG GGGTTTTTCGAACTCATTCCGCAAGACCTTATTCGAATTTTTGATGAAAACGAACTGGAG CTGCTGATGTGTGGCCTGGGGGACGTCGACGTGAATGACTGGAGGGAACACACCAAGTACAAGAACGGCTACAGCGCAAATCATGTGGTGATCCAGTGGTTTTGGAAG GGGGTGCAGCTGATGGATTCAGAGAAGCGCATCAGACTCCTCCAGTTTGTGACGGGCACCTCCCGAGTACCCATGAATGGCTTTTCGGAACTGTACG gctcCAACGGACCACAGCTGTTCACCATCGAGCACTGGGGCAGCCCCGACAAACTGCCAAGGGCCCACACGtg tTTCAACCGCTTGGATCTGCCCCCCTACGAGTCCTTCGAAGAGCTCTGGGACAAGCTGCACGTGGCCATTGAAAACGCGCAGGGGTTTGACGGGGTGGACTGA
- the NEDD4 gene encoding E3 ubiquitin-protein ligase NEDD4 isoform X2, translated as MRGARQMSRSASWAERPSPATPEGTPPTGGARISFHFSHGMPDAAPSPPVGPACSSPASWPSRVEEGAGWGRSPGSRRSRAPPGLQRSLSMGSPLAHLHYSSEAGSSRLHIQLGSEREGAAERRSPGKACCGCNALRQPLETRDDFLGQVDIPLCHLLTENPATERPYTFKDFVLHPRSHKSRVKGFLRLKMTYLPRSQGAEEDGTEQAEELELREPEVSLPLGWEERQDLLGRTYYVNHSSRRTQWERPTPQDGRPAVEGDRSQLEAEHAFAHRHQITEETESLDNSDSPESWEIITEDEATLYSNQGPGAGVLRGHMEAQAPLVTEDLGTQRTPVPPCPSDASRSNGGLPADSQEEQPVVPVLLPTSAGLPPGWEVRTDDKGRPYYIDHNSQRTTWQRPAVQAGAEGSPAALAASPSLGQLAAPQDSAQQPRPLVTGDPGPLPKGWEVRNAPSGRPFFIDHNTKTTTWEDPRQKAPPPVRRKTSLDPGEQGPLPPGWEERTHTDGRTFFINHNTKKTQWEDPRLQDVATARPAVPYSRDYKRKYEFFRKKLKKPTEIPNKFDLKLHRSHVLEDSYRRIVSVKKAECLKARLWIEFEGEKGLDYGGVAREWFFLLSREMFNPYYGLFEYSAVDNYTRQINPNSGLCNEDHLSYFKFIGRVAGMAVYHGKLLDGFFIRPFYKMMLQKPITLCDMESVDSEYHSSLKWILEHDPSELDLRFAIDEERFGQTHQHELKSGGSDLVVTNENKHEYIHLVIQWRFVNRIKRQMAAFKEGFFELIPQDLIRIFDENELELLMCGLGDVDVNDWREHTKYKNGYSANHVVIQWFWKGVQLMDSEKRIRLLQFVTGTSRVPMNGFSELYGSNGPQLFTIEHWGSPDKLPRAHTCFNRLDLPPYESFEELWDKLHVAIENAQGFDGVD; from the exons ATGAGGGGGGCCAGGCAGATGAGCAGGAGTGCCTCCTGGGCGGAGAGACCCTCCCCCGCCACCCCAGAGGGCACCCCCCCCACAGGAGGTGCTCGCATCTCCTTCCACTTTTCCCATGGAATGCCGGAcgcagctccttcccctcccgttGGCCCTGCATGCAGCAGCCCGGCTTCTTGGCCCTCGCGCGTGGAGGAGGGGGCCGGCTGGGGGAGAAGCCCAGGCAGCCGCAGGAGCAGGGCCCCCCCCGGCCTGCAAAGGAGCCTGTCCATGGGTTCCCCCCTGGCCCACCTGCACTATAGCTCCGAGGCCGGATCCTCCCGCCTGCACATCCAGCTGGGCTCCGAGAGAGAGGGGGCGGCCGAGAGAAGGTCACCCGGGAAGGCCTGCTGCGGTTGCAATGCCTTGAGGCAGCCTCTCGAG ACAAGAGATGACTTCCTGGGTCAGGTGGACATTCCTCTCTGCCACCTGCTG ACAGAGAACCCGGCTACCGAGAGGCCGTACACATTTAAGGATTTTGTTCTTCATCCACGGAG CCACAAATCCCGCGTGAAAGGTTTCCTCAGGCTCAAAATGACGTACTTGCCTCGGAGCCAGGGTGCGGAAGAAGACGGCACGGAGCAGGCAGAAGAGCTGGAG CTCCGGGAGCCAGAGGTGTCTCTCCCTCTGGGCTGGGAAGAGAGGCAGGACCTCCTCGGACGGACTTACTATGTCAACCACAGCTCCCGGAGGACGCAGTGGGAGAGGCCGACTCCCCA GGATGGCAGACCTGCTGTGGAGGGCGACAGGAGCCAGCTGGAAGCGGAGCATGCCTTTGCCCACCGGCACCAGATCACAGAGGAGACCGAGAGCTTGGACAACAGTGACTCCCCCGAG aGCTGGGAAATAATCACAGAAGACGAAGCCACTCTCTACAGCAAccagggccctggggcaggcgTCCTGCGGGGCCACATGGAGGCTCAGGCGCCCCTGGTGACGGAAGACCTGGGCACTCAGCGGACCCCTGTGCCCCCCTGCCCC AGCGATGCCAGCAGAAGCAACGGTGGCCTTCCAGCGGACAGCCAGGAGGAGCAGCCTGTGGTCCCTGTG ttACTGCCCACTTCAGCCGGGCTGCCTCCTGGCTGGGAAGTCCGGACGGATGACAAGGGGCGGCCTTACTACAtcgaccacaattcccagaggaCCACGTGGCAGAGGCCAGCGGTGCAG GCCGGAGCAGAGGGGAGCCCCGCGGCCCTCGCTGCAAGTCCTTCCCTGGGGCAGCTGGCAGCACCGCAGGACTCGGCCCAGCAGCCCCGGCCTCTTGTGACTGGggacccagggcctctccccaaaggctgggAGGTCCGAAATGCACCCAGCGGGAGACCTTTCTTCATTGATCACAACACCAAGACCACCACCTGG gaGGATCCCCGGCAGAAAGCTCCACCTCCTGTGAGAAGAAAGACATCCTTGGATCCTGGGGAACAGGGTCCTTTACCG cccGGCTGGGAGGAGAGGACTCACACGGACGGAAGGACCTTCTTCATCAACCACA ACACAAAGAAAACTCAGTGGGAAGATCCTCGTCTCCAGGATGTCGCCACAGCGAGACCA gctGTGCCTTACTCCAGAGATTACAAACGGAAGTACGAGTTCTTCAGGAAGAAGCTCAAGAAGCCA ACGGAGATTCCCAATAAGTTCGACCTGAAGCTTCACCGGAGCCACGTCCTAGAGGATTCCTACCGCAGGATTGTGTCGGTGAAGAAAGCAGAGTGCCTGAAGGCGAGACTGTGGATCGAATTTGAGGGGGAGAAAGGCCTGGACTACGGGGGGGTCGCCCGGGAATGGTTCTTCCTGCTCTCCCGGGAAATGTTTAACCCCTACTATGGGCTCTTTGAATATTCAGCTGT GGACAACTATACCCGGCAGATCAACCCAAATTCAGGGCTGTGCAACGAAGACCACCTTTCCTACTTCAAGTTCATTGGCCGGGTGGCAGGGATGGCCGTTTACCACGGGAAGCTGCTGGATG GTTTCTTTATCCGTCCGTTCTACAAGATGATGCTTCAAAAGCCCATCACTCTCTGCGACATGGAGTCCGTG GACAGTGAGTACCACAGTTCTCTGAAGTGGATTCTCGAACACGACCCCTCCGAGCTGGACCTTCGGTTCGCCATTGATGAAGAACGTTTTGGGCAG ACTCATCAGCATGAGTTGAAAAGTGGTGGCTCAGATCTGGTGGTCACCAATGAAAACAAACACGAATACATCCA cttGGTGATCCAGTGGCGATTTGTGAACAGAATCAAGAGGCAGATGGCCGCCTTCAAGGAG GGGTTTTTCGAACTCATTCCGCAAGACCTTATTCGAATTTTTGATGAAAACGAACTGGAG CTGCTGATGTGTGGCCTGGGGGACGTCGACGTGAATGACTGGAGGGAACACACCAAGTACAAGAACGGCTACAGCGCAAATCATGTGGTGATCCAGTGGTTTTGGAAG GGGGTGCAGCTGATGGATTCAGAGAAGCGCATCAGACTCCTCCAGTTTGTGACGGGCACCTCCCGAGTACCCATGAATGGCTTTTCGGAACTGTACG gctcCAACGGACCACAGCTGTTCACCATCGAGCACTGGGGCAGCCCCGACAAACTGCCAAGGGCCCACACGtg tTTCAACCGCTTGGATCTGCCCCCCTACGAGTCCTTCGAAGAGCTCTGGGACAAGCTGCACGTGGCCATTGAAAACGCGCAGGGGTTTGACGGGGTGGACTGA